A window of the Syntrophothermus lipocalidus DSM 12680 genome harbors these coding sequences:
- a CDS encoding PAS domain S-box protein has product MPQTKFGFKNMLDGIAEPVLALRKNFQVVYCNQAYADLVELPVGELEGSNLFDAVPGLRDTPCHNTYLEVLATGEIKQITTSYGYRYFRERVYGTSWGLVSIFQDVTEDERIHRLQTRESGDFRALLEAVNDALLIHDAYTGEIILANDKASEMFVYRREQLLGMNITDLVSGQVPYTKEEFAQLIKRAFYSQVSPFEWEAKDKGGRTFWIKVKPSRISMGSDERILTVIQDVTEARQLKAALKESDERYRNLFDNARDMIFAHDLEGNFLFVNRAAEKITGYWRDELLKMNIEQLVVHDYSQLLRSMIYRKKTRQKENTYELEISTKYQERVVLEISAWPVYKMGKPVAIQGIARDITQRKLTEAALAESEYSARIILDQFPDAVLAINHEGKVVIWNKAMEEMTGVKAEEMLGKGDYEYGIPFYGIKRPLMVDVVLNPEEVAKYYKIFQYENYNLISEFDVPKLKGKAQYLWGTAAPLRNNSGSMIGAVESLREITAQRKIQEQKEAALRGEVEQLTFILNSIGLPVGMCNTQGVIALANRAFEEKLGYDHGELLEKGVSSLLAEKQVSAPKEELARRLATGTEGEYVLVLKKKDGTELQMKVKTVPVEQNGAVTKTLILAQFAGEQVGENGLDGGEAQ; this is encoded by the coding sequence ATGCCGCAAACAAAATTCGGGTTCAAAAACATGCTGGACGGCATAGCTGAACCGGTCTTAGCTTTGAGGAAGAACTTTCAGGTTGTTTATTGCAACCAAGCGTATGCCGATTTGGTCGAATTACCGGTTGGGGAATTGGAAGGAAGTAACCTTTTTGATGCTGTCCCCGGGTTGAGAGATACCCCTTGTCACAACACTTATTTAGAAGTGCTAGCCACTGGAGAAATCAAACAGATAACCACTTCGTACGGTTACCGTTATTTCAGGGAAAGAGTGTACGGAACTTCTTGGGGTTTGGTTTCGATATTTCAGGATGTTACCGAGGACGAACGGATTCACAGATTGCAGACCCGTGAAAGCGGAGATTTTCGAGCCTTGCTCGAAGCAGTTAATGACGCTTTGCTCATTCATGACGCCTATACTGGAGAAATCATATTGGCCAACGACAAGGCATCGGAAATGTTTGTTTACCGACGTGAACAATTGTTGGGAATGAATATCACTGATCTGGTGAGCGGGCAAGTCCCTTACACCAAAGAGGAGTTTGCCCAGCTTATAAAGAGGGCCTTTTATTCACAGGTCAGTCCGTTTGAGTGGGAAGCCAAAGATAAAGGGGGCAGGACGTTCTGGATCAAGGTTAAACCGAGCCGCATCTCTATGGGAAGCGACGAACGAATACTTACTGTTATCCAGGACGTAACCGAGGCACGCCAGCTGAAAGCAGCATTGAAAGAGAGTGATGAGCGTTACCGGAATCTCTTCGATAACGCCCGAGACATGATTTTTGCTCATGATTTGGAGGGCAATTTTCTCTTCGTTAACCGAGCAGCAGAAAAGATTACAGGGTACTGGCGTGACGAGTTACTCAAGATGAACATCGAACAACTGGTCGTACACGATTACTCCCAGCTTTTGCGTTCCATGATTTATCGTAAAAAGACCAGGCAAAAGGAGAACACCTATGAACTAGAAATTAGCACTAAATACCAGGAACGGGTAGTTCTCGAGATAAGTGCGTGGCCGGTGTATAAAATGGGGAAACCTGTAGCTATTCAAGGAATAGCGCGTGACATCACCCAGCGCAAACTTACCGAAGCGGCCTTGGCAGAATCAGAATACAGCGCGCGAATCATACTTGATCAGTTCCCCGATGCAGTTCTCGCTATTAACCACGAAGGTAAGGTGGTTATATGGAACAAAGCAATGGAAGAAATGACCGGGGTTAAAGCCGAGGAAATGCTGGGCAAGGGTGATTACGAGTATGGGATCCCGTTCTACGGCATCAAACGACCACTTATGGTGGATGTGGTCCTTAATCCGGAGGAAGTAGCAAAGTATTACAAGATATTTCAATATGAGAATTACAACCTTATTTCTGAGTTTGATGTCCCCAAACTCAAAGGGAAAGCCCAGTACTTGTGGGGAACCGCAGCTCCTCTACGAAATAACAGTGGAAGCATGATCGGCGCGGTAGAAAGTTTAAGAGAAATAACTGCCCAGCGCAAAATCCAAGAACAAAAGGAAGCGGCTTTACGAGGAGAAGTGGAGCAGCTAACTTTCATCTTGAACAGTATTGGTTTACCTGTTGGGATGTGTAATACTCAAGGAGTGATAGCCTTAGCCAACCGCGCCTTCGAAGAAAAGCTAGGATACGATCACGGGGAACTCTTAGAAAAGGGTGTTTCCTCTTTGCTTGCCGAAAAGCAGGTCTCTGCTCCCAAAGAGGAACTGGCACGACGCCTGGCGACAGGGACAGAAGGTGAGTATGTTTTGGTCTTGAAAAAGAAGGATGGTACTGAGTTACAAATGAAAGTCAAGACAGTACCTGTCGAGCAAAACGGTGCCGTAACCAAAACCCTGATTCTGGCCCAGTTTGCAGGGGAACAGGTAGGTGAAAACGGACTTGACGGAGGTGAGGCCCAATGA
- a CDS encoding DUF523 domain-containing protein has protein sequence MILISACLCGCKCTYKGTSHYHPVFYKLYKEGKAVVACPERLGGLPVPRSPAEIVGGDGSSVLKGLARVITKEGRDVTPCFLRGAKETLRIARDAGAIVAVLKSRSPSCGVGQVYDGTFSGNLRGGNGVTSALLKEYGLAIMNDEEFLLRQEEMKEGL, from the coding sequence TTGATACTGATCAGCGCATGTCTTTGCGGATGCAAATGCACTTACAAGGGAACGAGTCACTATCATCCAGTGTTCTACAAGTTGTATAAAGAGGGAAAAGCGGTTGTCGCTTGCCCTGAGAGACTGGGTGGATTACCGGTGCCCCGTTCGCCCGCCGAAATAGTTGGAGGGGACGGAAGCTCGGTTTTGAAAGGCTTAGCTAGGGTAATCACCAAAGAAGGCAGAGACGTGACTCCTTGTTTTCTTAGAGGAGCAAAAGAAACCCTTCGTATTGCGCGAGACGCGGGAGCCATTGTGGCCGTATTGAAATCTCGCAGCCCATCCTGTGGGGTCGGACAGGTTTATGACGGAACATTTAGCGGTAATTTAAGGGGAGGAAATGGTGTCACTTCCGCACTGCTAAAAGAGTACGGCTTGGCAATAATGAACGACGAAGAGTTTTTGCTAAGGCAAGAGGAGATGAAAGAAGGTTTATGA
- a CDS encoding DUF814 domain-containing protein has translation MKAVSLFSGGLDSQLAVCVVKEQGIEVVGAHFKTPFFGGDEHVAEAARNLGIELLVLDRSDEYLEVLKNPRYGYGKHMNPCTDCHGFMLKHTGHLMDDIGAKFIVTGEVLGQRPKSQNKAALRQVEKLSGYEGYILRPLSAKLLPPTIPELEGWVDRERLLDICGRSRLRQMELAEKYGLNDYPSPAGGCLLTQENFSRRLQKFMNAYPEAKADDMYILRCGRHIYLSASSLLVVGRNQEENSRIQSLAKPGDYLLKVKAYPGPTGLLRVATRASREELTEAAAIVARYSDAREAGLALVQVRQPIGSEEEITVSPLAPSDTPASI, from the coding sequence ATGAAGGCGGTGAGCTTGTTTTCCGGCGGGTTAGACTCGCAGTTAGCTGTCTGTGTCGTCAAGGAGCAAGGGATTGAGGTTGTCGGGGCACACTTTAAGACCCCCTTCTTCGGTGGTGATGAGCACGTTGCCGAGGCGGCACGAAACCTGGGGATTGAACTGCTGGTCCTAGACAGGTCGGACGAATACCTGGAAGTTCTTAAGAACCCCCGTTACGGGTATGGTAAACACATGAATCCCTGTACCGATTGCCATGGGTTCATGCTGAAACATACCGGGCATCTTATGGATGATATAGGGGCCAAATTCATAGTAACTGGGGAAGTGCTCGGGCAAAGACCCAAGAGCCAGAACAAGGCAGCTTTGCGTCAGGTGGAGAAGCTCTCGGGTTATGAAGGATACATCCTGAGGCCTTTATCCGCCAAGCTGCTGCCGCCAACCATTCCTGAACTCGAAGGATGGGTGGACCGGGAACGGCTTCTTGATATATGCGGGCGTTCGCGGCTGCGCCAGATGGAGCTTGCCGAGAAGTACGGTCTAAACGATTACCCGTCACCGGCCGGCGGGTGTTTGCTCACGCAAGAGAACTTTTCACGGCGGCTGCAGAAGTTTATGAATGCTTATCCCGAAGCTAAGGCAGACGACATGTATATCTTGCGCTGTGGGCGACACATCTACCTGTCGGCTAGTTCCCTACTGGTGGTAGGAAGAAATCAGGAGGAGAACAGCAGAATCCAGTCCCTGGCTAAGCCTGGCGACTACTTGCTGAAGGTTAAGGCCTATCCCGGGCCCACAGGTCTATTGAGGGTGGCTACAAGGGCTTCCCGCGAAGAACTGACTGAAGCCGCCGCGATCGTTGCTCGTTACAGTGATGCAAGAGAAGCGGGTCTAGCCTTGGTTCAGGTTCGGCAACCAATAGGATCCGAGGAGGAAATAACCGTGTCTCCCCTCGCCCCGTCAGACACTCCTGCCTCTATATGA